One region of Etheostoma cragini isolate CJK2018 chromosome 16, CSU_Ecrag_1.0, whole genome shotgun sequence genomic DNA includes:
- the prrc2b gene encoding protein PRRC2B isoform X4, with translation MSDRLGQITKSKDGKSKYSSLSLFDKYKGKSIETQKNAVVPRHGLQSLGKVAAARRMPPPAHLPSLKSENKGNDPNVIIVPKDGTGWANKQEQPDQKSSIASIPQLPELQPQLALQKSVSNLQKPTPVANQENTNTGGPKQWAQLNGKAVEQDGSRVLNRLQPFSHEEFPTLKAAGEQDRAGRERSGFDPSYGPGPSLRPQNVTSWREGGGRNLQPSALTLGLPADPEGKLTALGETGSPPALTHPPSATSTTSSSVVTVQSPVLDPKEPSLRPAQPVRRTTVPTALQYQLHHTSTAVYHDMLPAFMCSKETRETPGTDHVPTTVAAPARFDSKPTFRQNYTKSELVNGDVRRENRFVRATPRPSSQPIRRPGDRPQRPAIINPEDLKDLDELDNDCEDGWAGLHEEVDYSEKLKFSDDEEDHHGEKNRKWAEWERENQRDCQSSLNSGEVSYPQEGPDESYSYQHHHHNPPRKTNGRYLSTDTTTLQKNHVEPLADQEDHQRQSQAPARAKYVSPELSEAVERARRRREEEERRAREERLAACAEKLKKLDEKFGKTERQTSRTEEGQKEGEGKEVPLSPEGEPNKGLHENWQYSTKDVTECPPDNSPGHSYREEPAFSNYRASEDDVQEPSSPSGDYSGHHPSKPIPPRFQKQPQHHQQQQLQEVYKMHHWQQSGHPAPSGSSHNQRGYYPPHVLGFDPRWMMMPPFMDPRMTQGRSPVDYYPAGMMKPMIHQDHLNSPGSDEGCHSNLHQERRAPSTEPYPMWNQDGYPLRSFTPPYQRQHESSDSGQPDDRSDMACPQPDSYEERAHECLTHPQDDIPHHAYQSRGPDREHQHHDQGLLTTVQNHSVNHAGSDYPKQDSRDKHLKDGSESHDETLDGSKDSWKRDGGQKQDGGLSNAQSQWSEPSSSSSVSQPSETSGRTLTRRTGPIKKPVLKALKVEDKENEKPKPEPEEKPVPYRLEKEVLTNVYDLKKDNQPSSNRHAASPVVEKQPEERQRQSPAPTQTERPLSTHSDDSPKESTWDSGKSQSPRDSQENREPQAPRRNNWIFIDEEQAFGAVRGTGRGRSRGFREFSSRGGTRGGRGGDNLRGAYNNNSNSGAQRTGRGRAPPRDLVKVEEFQRGKPRRRNVSETLSEASEYEELPKRRRQKGSENGESYTESGEVRKADRDSWRSNKVYTDEQTAPDSREKAKASRGFGGRMLPPRLNATGSYSRGFGGSRDISTWRGRAPQFSSTGGSMQENGYGPGAESTYSRRPPVERETLKYPPKFTGSFMDNGTEDREGEFYFDNENPDRQMLRRRRPPRQDKPPRFRRLQQEREPGTNQWTSEEYINGEFANQWPGRPKGSGEDNWPSGHYSGARSSQHGPAEEWETGSENSDFGDWREKRGVTGGTATQGHGDIPSESCHSEPGSGEKRELCKRSFSSQRPLVERQNRKGEPSLLEASKMRRSPDNPPTSSNRSDSWQNGGASCKRSPDESGPVYSIEQSEERESSESSGKKLDKDLKQGPVKTDITEPLSQYELSSYPIEGDTGGPVSNPDGYQDALSKKQRRPQEDDRRRKEQGAPVPVKNRTITSKIPPRFAKKQGSLGIEQPEEALSSNNLGTEIWETNSSALPVQSSGGDSWTKQVSYTGSEPNSEDSDAGPEQSKEQHKPGPIGNERSLKHRKGSEAVDRLEGGPITPVNGVDLHVDTVLPVPPIEFGVSAKDSDFSLPPGSTPVPVSNSVNKLQEALTTNTALNQSIPMLRSNHLQPGINLNPISFPSADLTLKMESARKAWENSQSLPEQGSPGGSATGAQPPCSVGSSSGVSYSSFGGVSMPPMPVASVAPSMSMQGNHIPPLYLDGHVFPSQPRLVPPMTQQQTYQQAAAAQQIPISLHTSLQAQAQLGLRGGLPVSQSQEMFNSIPPFRSQVYMHPNLSQPNPMVLSGGAPLKGPYSAFPGMQPSEMVKTQSGSHYQPMNGSQQLVYDSQMNQGPGMGSSQLMDSQLIQVTMPLPGSQLRYGSAQQHLILPQSIQLQQGQNLSVGGPRRMLPPGSQASVMTGSREGSQMEMKGFQFSEKNHSPGISGGTYRPGSASPSGKPSGPGGPLPTHFTQQVPTCQGSMVMHMRPPTTGPFPNPIQRPVMQVNKPVIIRPPPYPNPGRDLSHSTPPSAPEPHVKGPEDGMKNKTMREVRKAVGEGKTPAGGMTSKLQEPLTSTGQAKPARTGAIKPQAVKVEEGKA, from the exons TTCTATTGCATCAATACCACAGCTGCCGGAGTTGCAGCCGCAGCTGGCTTTACAGAAATCTGTCTCCAATCTTCAGAAGCCCACACCAGTAGCCAACCaggag aacacaaacacaggtggACCAAAGCAATGGGCCCAGCTAAATGGAAAGGCAGTAGAGCAAGATG GTTCAAGGGTCTTAAACCGACTTCAGCCCTTCTCTCACGAGGAATTTCCCACACTGAAGGCAGCTGGAGAACAGGACAGGGCTGGCAGGGAAAGAAGCGGCTTCGATCCGTCGTATGGGCCCGGACCAAGCCTCCGCCCCCAGA ATGTGACGAGCTGGAGGGAAGGTGGTGGCAGGAACCTTCAACCCTCAGCCCTGACCCTTGGCCTGCCGGCAGATCCTGAGGGTAAGCTCACGGCCCTGGGTGAGACTGGCTCCCCTCCAGCCTTAACCCACCCCCCTTCTGCCACCAGCACAACCTCTTCTAGTGTGGTGACTGTTCAGTCACCAGTCCTTGACCCCAAGGAGCCTTCCCTGCGACCCGCCCAGCCAGTCCGCAGAACAACCGTCCCTACTGCCCTGCAGTACCAGCTTCACCACACTTCAACTGCTGTCTACCATGACATGTTGCCTGCATTT ATGTGCTCTAAAGAGACACGTGAAACCCCTGGTACCGACCATGTTCCGACCACCGTAGCTGCCCCAGCACGATTTGACAGCAAACCCACTTTCAGACAGAACTACACCAAATCTGAACTTGTTAA TGGTGATGTGAGAAGAGAGAACCGCTTTGTCCGCGCTACACCTCGACCCTCTTCTCAGCCCATCCGCAGGCCTGGTGACAGACCGCAACGCCCAGCCATCATTAATCCAGAGGACTTGAAGGATCTGGATGAGCTTGACAATGACTGCGAGGATGGATGGGCCG gaCTCCATGAGGAAGTTGATTATAGTGAGAAGCTTAAGTTCAGTGATGACGAAGAAGACCACCACggtgaaaaaaacaggaagtg GGCTGAATGGGAGAGGGAGAACCAGCGTGACTGCCAATCCTCCCTAAATTCAGGTGAAGTGTCTTACCCCCAGGAGGGCCCTGACGAGAGCTATTCCTACCAACATCACCACCACAATCCGCCCCGGAAGACCAACGGCAGATATCTCTCTACAGACACAACG ACCCTGCAGAAAAACCATGTTGAGCCACTTGCTGACCAAGAAGATCACCAGCGCCAGTCTCAGGCTCCAGCTAGGGCAAAGTATGTGTCACCTGAGCTGTCAGAGGCTGTTGAGAGGGCCCGCAGACGccgagaggaggaagagaggcgTGCCCGTGAGGAACGGCTGGCCGCCTGTGCTGAAAAACTCAAAAAGCTGGATGAAAAGTTTGGGAAGACTGAAAGGCAAACATCAAGGACAGAGGAGGgccagaaagagggagagggcaAAGAAGTTCCACTTTCCCCAGAAGGGGAACCGAATAAAGGCCTCCATGAGAACTGGCAGTACAGCACCAAAG ATGTAACGGAGTGTCCCCCAGACAACTCTCCTGGCCACAGTTACCGTGAGGAACCTGCTTTCTCTAACTACCGTGCCAGCGAGGATGATGTCCAGGAGCCCTCCTCCCCCTCAGGAGACTACAGTGGACATCATCCCTCCAAACCCATCCCACCCCGCTTTCAAAAGCAGCCCCAGCACCATCAGCAACAGCAG CTACAGGAAGTATACAAGATGCATCACTGGCAGCAGTCAGGTCACCCTGCCCCATCTGGATCCAGCCATAACCAGAGAGGCTACTACCCCCCACATGTCCTCGGGTTTGATCCCCGCTGGATGATGATGCCACCTTTCATGGATCCCCGTATGACCCAAGGACGATCTCCTGTGGACTACTACCCTG cAGGAATGATGAAACCCATGATCCATCAAGACCACCTGAACAGCCCTGGTTCCGATGAGGGATGCCATTCTAACCTGCATCAAGAGAGAAGAGCCCCTTCCACTGAGCCTTACCCTATGTGGAACCAAGATGGCTACCCCTTGCGCAGCTTTACTCCACCTTACCAGAGGCAacatgaaagctcagatagtgGCCAGCCAGATGACAG AAGTGATATGGCCTGCCCCCAACCGGACTCCTATGAAGAGAGGGCCCATGAGTGCTTGACCCACCCCCAAGATGATATCCCCCATCATGCTTACCAGAGCCGAGGACCAGACAGAGAACATCAACACCATGACCAAGGCTTGCTGACCACAGTTCAAAACCACTCTGTGAATCATGCAGGTAGTGATTACCCAAAACAAGACTCTAGGGACAAGCATCTGAAAGACGGCTCTGAATCACACGATGAAACCTTAGATGGCTCCAAGGACAGTTGGAAGAGAGATGGAGGCCAGAAACAAGACGGAGGACTCAGCAATGCTCAAAGCCAGTGGTCCGAACCCAGTTCCAGTAGTAGTGTTAGCCAGCCATCTGAGACCAGTGGGCGCACCTTGACTCGCAGAACTGGGCCCATCAAGAAACCAGTGCTCAAGGCTCTCAAAGTGGAAGACAAAGAGAATGAGAAGCCTAAACCTGAGCCTGAAGAGAAGCCTGTTCCTTATCGCCTGGAGAAAGAAGTCCTCACTAATGTTTATGACTTGAAGAAAGATAACCAGCCTTCCAGCAACAGGCATGCAGCCTCACCTGTTGTAGAGAAACAGCCCGAAGAGAGGCAGCGTCAGTCACCAGCTCCCACCCAAACAGAGAGGCCTCTGAGTACCCACAGTGACGACTCTCCCAAGGAGAGCACCTGGGACAGTGGCAAGAGCCAGTCACCTAGAGATAGCCAGGAAAATCGTGAGCCCCAGGCACCTCGGCGTAATAACTGGATCTTCATCGATGAAGAACAGGCCTTTGGTGCAGTCAGGGGAACAGGTAGAGGCCGGAGTCGAGGCTTTAGGGAATTTAGCTCAAGAGGTGGAACCCGTGGTGGCCGAGGTGGAGACAATCTCAGAGGGGCTTATAACAACAATAGCAACAGTGGCGCTCAGCGGACAGGCAGAGGCAGAGCACCACCGAGGGACCTTGTCAAGGTGGAGGAGTTCCAGAGAGGCAAGCCCCGCAGGCGAAATGTCAGTGAAACTTTGAGTGAAGCCTCTGAGTATGAGGAACTGCCAAAGAGGCGCCGTCAGAAAGGATCTGAAAATGGAGAAAGTTACACAGAGTCTGGAGAAGTCCGCAAGGCTGATAGAGACTCTTGGAGATCCAACAAGGTTTATACAGATGAACAGACAGCCCCAGATTCCAGAGAAAAGGCCAAGGCCAGCAGGGGCTTTGGTGGTCGCATGCTGCCTCCCAGACTGAACGCAACTGGAAGTTACAGTCGAGGCTTTGGAGGTTCCAGGGACATTTCAACATGGAGGGGCCGTGCGCCCCAGTTTAGTAGCACTGGTGGCTCAATGCAAGAAAACGGTTATGGTCCTGGAGCTGAAAGTACTTACTCCCGCAGACCACCTGTTGAACGGGAGACTCTCAAGTACCCCCCTAAATTCACAGGCTCCTTCATGGACAATGGCACAGAGGACCGCGAAGGAGAATTCTACTTTGACAATGAGAACCCTGACAGGCAGATGTTAAGGAGACGGCGTCCACCCCGTCAAGACAAGCCTCCCCGCTTTCGTCGTCTACAACAAGAACGTGAACCTGGCACAAACCAGTGGACAAGTGAAGAGTACATAAATGGAGAGTTTGCAAACCAATGGCCTGGTCGCCCCAAAGGCAGTGGGGAAGACAACTGGCCTAGTGGCCATTACTCTGGTGCACGCTCTAGCCAGCATGGTCCGGCAGAGGAATGGGAGACGGGATCAGAGAACAGCGACTTTGGTGACTGGAGAGAGAAGCGAGGTGTAACTGGAGGGACAGCTACACAAGGACATGGTGATATTCCTTCAGAGTCTTGCCATAGTGAACCAGGCTCAGGCGAGAAGAGGGAACTTTGCAAGAGAAGCTTCTCCAGCCAGAGACCATTGGTGGAAAGGCAGAATAGAAAAGGGGAGCCATCACTGCTGGAAGCAAGCAAGATGAGACGTTCACCTGATAACCCCCCTACCTCCTCAAACAGAAGTGACAGTTGGCAGAATGGAGGGGCGTCTTGTAAGAG AAGCCCAGATGAGTCGGGCCCAGTCTACAGCATAGAGCAGTCAGAGGAGAGGGAGTCCAGTGAGTCCTCTGGGAAGAAATTAGACAAGGACCTTAAGCAAGGACCTGTCAAGACAGACATTACCGAACCTCTGTCCCAGTATGAGCTCAGCAGCTACCCAA TTGAGGGGGACACAGGAGGACCAGTTTCTAATCCAGATGGATACCAGGATGCCCTGTCGAAAAAGCAGAGACGCCCCCAGGAAGATGATAGAAGGAGGAAGGAACAGGGAGCTCCT GTGCCAGTGAAAAACAGGACTATCACATCCAAGATACCGCCACGCTTTGCCAAAAAGCAGGGAAGCTTGGGCATTGAACAACCTGAGGAAGCGCTTTCTTCCAACAACCTGGGAACTGAAATCTGGGAAACAAACAGCTCAG CTCTTCCAGTACAGTCTTCAGGGGGAGACTCATGGACTAAACAGGTGTCTTACACTGGGAGCGAGCCCAACTCTGAG GACTCTGATGCTGGCCCAGAGCAGAGTAAAGAACAGCACAAGCCAGGGCCCATTGGAAATGAACGCTCCCTAAAGCACCGTAAGGGATCAGAAGCTGTTGATCGGCTGGAAGGTGGCCCAATCACGCCAGTCAATGGTGTGGACCTCCATGTGGACACTGTGCTGCCTGTGCCTCCTATTGAGTTTGGTGTCAGTGCCAAAGACTCTGATTTCAGCCTACCACCGGGCTCCACCCCAGTGCCCGTGTCCAATTCTGTCAACAAGCTTCAGGAGGCTCTTACCACCAAT acTGCTCTCAATCAGAGTATCCCCATGCTGCGTTCTAACCACCTACAGCCTGGCATTAACCTCAACCCCATCTCCTTTCCCAGTGCTGATCTCACTCTCAAG aTGGAATCAGCACGCAAGGCATGGGAGAACTCCCAGTCCCTCCCTGAGCAGGGCTCTCCTGGTGGAAGTGCTACAGGAGCTCAGCCTCCGTGCAGCGTGGGCTCATCCAGTGGTGTTAGCTACAGTTCCTTTGGAGGGGTTTCAATGCCTCCGATGCCTGTGGCATCAGTAGCACCTTCCATGTCCATGCAAG GTAATCATATTCCCCCATTGTATCTGGATGGTCATGTTTTTCCTAGCCAGCCCCGCCTTGTACCTCCCATGACCCAGCAGCAGACCTACCAACAG GCGGCCGCAGCACAGCAGATTCCGATCTCTTTGCACACGTCTCTTCAGGCTCAGGCTCAGTTGGGGCTTCGGGGAGGTCTACCTGTCTCTCAGTCCCAAGAGATGTTCAACTCTATTCCCCCCTTCAG GTCCCAGGTTTACATGCACCCCAATCTGTCACAGCCCAACCCCATGGTGCTGTCGGGCGGAGCCCCTCTCAAAGGGCCTTACTCTGCTTTCCCTGGCATGCAGCCCTCAGAAATGGTCAAGACACAGTCAGGCTCACACTATCAGCCTATGAATGGCAGCCAGCAGCTAGTCTATGACAGCCAGATGAACCAAGGGCCTGGTATGGGTTCCTCCCAGCTAATGGACTCTCAGCTCATCCAG GTGACCATGCCCCTACCTGGCTCTCAGCTCCGCTATGGCTCAGCTCAGCAACATCTCATCCTCCCACAGTCCATCCAGCTGCAGCAGGGACAAAACCTGTCAGTGGGGGGCCCACGCCGAATGCTGCCACCTGGCTCCCAGGCTTCGGTCATGACTGGCAGCAGAGAG GGCTCACAGATGGAAATGAAAGGCTTCCAGTTCTCTGAGAAGAATCATTCCCCAGGTATATCCGGGGGGACCTACAG GCCTGGCTCTGCCAGCCCCAGTGGGAAACCCTCTGGTCCTGGGGGTCCTCTGCCTACACATTTTACTCAAcag GTCCCAACATGCCAGGGCAGCATGGTGATGCACATGCGGCCCCCCACCACTGGCCCCTTCCCCAACCCCATACAGAGACCAGTCATGCAGGTCAACAAGCCTGTCATCATTCGCCCCCCCCCTTACCCCAATCCTGGCCGTGACCTTTCCCACTCTACCCCTCCCTCGGCCCCCGAGCCCCATGTTAAAGGGCCAGAGGATGGCATGAAG AATAAAACCATGCGAGAAGTGCGAAAGGCAGTGGGTGAGGGCAAGACACCAGCTGGGGGCATGACCAGCAAACTCCAGGAGCCCCTAACCTCCACAGGGCAAGCCAAACCAGCACGCACAGGAGCCATCAAACCCCAGGCTGTCAAAGTAGAGGAGGGCAAGGCATAA